The following coding sequences lie in one Yoonia sp. G8-12 genomic window:
- a CDS encoding serine/threonine protein kinase, producing MDRAVCMARRVVIMKAATQPKESGELQERSEALPDGTALLGDQFTVERALSNGGFGITYLARDNYLDRRVVIKECYPEVFCMRQGNNVLVRSDQHKEKYRTIVKMFMREARSIAKMRHPNIVGVHRIFEDNQTAYMVLDLIHGRDLLSIVNDKNKPLPPTQIKEILIKVLDAVDLVHQNDLLHRDISPDNILLDKWGSPFLIDFGAAREEASRETRAVSTVLIVKDGYSPQEFYFAGGKQGPSSDLYALGATFYHLISGVAPPNSQTRMAEFAGRNPDPCEPLAGRFPEYDHSFLEAIDKAMQILPKARIQSAKDWLNIINKEGERVKPLKLNSRFDLNKTLTKLVSETNEYVLNSEPRTPNSKPLELIPSEKKPAKAPGWAHEFNHETSAPKPMPAGSLVETVEEQRAVEKTVAELEARKAARLAAEERKRKWWRLGFLRKSDQSSA from the coding sequence TACAGGAAAGAAGTGAAGCGCTTCCTGATGGTACAGCTTTGTTGGGAGACCAGTTTACGGTGGAACGGGCGCTGAGCAACGGCGGCTTTGGCATCACCTATCTGGCACGGGACAACTACCTCGATCGCCGCGTCGTTATAAAAGAGTGCTACCCAGAAGTGTTCTGCATGCGCCAGGGCAACAATGTTCTTGTCCGCTCTGATCAGCACAAAGAGAAATACCGGACCATTGTTAAGATGTTCATGCGCGAAGCGCGAAGCATTGCAAAAATGCGTCACCCCAATATCGTTGGCGTGCACCGGATCTTTGAGGACAACCAAACCGCTTATATGGTGCTGGATCTCATTCACGGTCGTGATCTTCTGAGCATCGTGAACGACAAGAACAAGCCTTTGCCACCTACCCAGATCAAAGAAATTCTGATCAAGGTTTTGGATGCGGTCGATCTTGTTCACCAGAACGACCTGCTGCACCGCGATATTTCGCCTGACAACATCTTGTTGGACAAGTGGGGAAGCCCCTTCCTGATCGATTTCGGGGCGGCCCGCGAAGAAGCCAGCCGTGAAACACGCGCTGTTTCAACGGTCTTGATCGTTAAAGACGGCTATTCTCCGCAGGAATTTTACTTTGCTGGCGGAAAGCAAGGCCCCAGCAGTGACCTTTATGCGCTGGGCGCGACCTTCTATCACCTGATAAGCGGTGTTGCCCCACCAAACAGCCAGACCCGCATGGCAGAGTTTGCAGGAAGAAACCCTGACCCGTGTGAACCGCTCGCAGGGCGTTTCCCCGAATACGATCACAGCTTTCTGGAAGCGATCGACAAGGCGATGCAAATCTTGCCAAAGGCGCGCATTCAATCAGCCAAGGACTGGCTTAACATCATCAACAAAGAAGGTGAGCGTGTGAAACCGCTCAAACTGAATTCACGGTTCGACCTTAACAAAACGCTGACAAAACTGGTTTCTGAAACGAACGAATACGTTCTCAACTCTGAACCCCGCACCCCGAATTCGAAGCCTCTTGAACTCATACCCTCCGAGAAAAAGCCCGCAAAGGCGCCAGGATGGGCTCACGAATTCAACCATGAGACATCCGCACCTAAGCCGATGCCGGCAGGAAGTCTCGTTGAGACAGTAGAAGAGCAGCGGGCGGTTGAAAAAACAGTTGCCGAGCTTGAAGCGCGGAAAGCTGCGCGGTTGGCTGCCGAGGAACGAAAACGCAAATGGTGGCGATTGGGCTTTCTGCGGAAGTCGGATCAAAGCAGCGCATGA
- a CDS encoding L,D-transpeptidase, producing the protein MTNTFSRRGFLAASAAMVGTGAVAQTANSTEIESDISAGVQRNIASFRSLDWQPYFSNLNNGAVLVDLQSRALHFWSEDQSIYKLFPTSVPLSEELTRTGRTEITRKVEGPSWAPTPSMKIRNPEWPDFIGPGPENPLGTHALHLSWQYYRIHGTHDTRKIGRRSSNGCIGLYNEQIAELYQLTRVGTQVLLI; encoded by the coding sequence ATGACAAATACGTTTTCGCGCCGTGGATTCCTGGCGGCATCGGCCGCTATGGTTGGCACAGGCGCTGTTGCACAAACCGCAAACAGCACCGAGATTGAGTCCGATATTTCCGCGGGTGTTCAGCGGAACATTGCCAGCTTCCGGTCTTTGGATTGGCAGCCTTATTTCAGCAATCTCAATAATGGCGCAGTTTTGGTTGATCTGCAGTCGCGGGCTTTGCATTTCTGGTCAGAAGACCAATCAATCTACAAACTATTCCCGACCAGCGTTCCACTGTCTGAAGAGCTGACACGGACGGGCCGGACCGAAATTACGCGCAAGGTAGAGGGGCCAAGCTGGGCGCCCACGCCTTCTATGAAAATCCGTAACCCTGAGTGGCCAGATTTCATTGGTCCAGGTCCTGAGAATCCGCTTGGGACACATGCCCTGCATCTATCATGGCAATATTACCGGATTCACGGAACGCATGACACGCGCAAGATTGGCCGCCGGTCGTCAAACGGGTGCATTGGTCTTTATAATGAACAAATTGCAGAGCTGTACCAACTGACTCGTGTTGGCACACAGGTTCTGTTGATTTGA
- a CDS encoding CAP domain-containing protein has translation MLRREMLMGLAAVGLAACSTASDRPIGPDGLPLPTAYIIRSGDEAAVQFRMLDSVNALRQTAGVQPVELDARLNAAAATHARDMAVQNRPWLFGSDGSSPVDRARRVGFPGRLLGENISESFESELQTLGAWMAQPDTRAVILDPDARYLGFSWYQEESAKLWWVMNMGSDPRTRQPIAGFGS, from the coding sequence ATGTTGCGACGCGAAATGTTGATGGGGCTGGCAGCAGTCGGGCTTGCGGCCTGTAGCACGGCAAGTGATCGGCCCATTGGACCAGATGGTCTACCATTGCCGACGGCTTATATCATTCGCTCCGGCGATGAAGCCGCTGTGCAGTTTCGGATGCTGGATAGTGTGAATGCCCTGCGGCAAACCGCTGGTGTCCAACCGGTTGAGCTTGATGCGCGACTGAATGCCGCCGCTGCCACCCATGCCCGTGATATGGCCGTACAGAACCGTCCATGGCTTTTCGGATCTGACGGATCCAGCCCTGTGGACCGGGCGCGGCGTGTCGGTTTCCCGGGGCGGCTTTTAGGTGAAAATATCTCTGAATCCTTTGAATCAGAGCTGCAAACACTTGGCGCCTGGATGGCGCAGCCAGATACCCGCGCCGTTATTCTTGACCCCGATGCGCGCTACTTAGGCTTTTCATGGTACCAAGAGGAATCAGCCAAGCTTTGGTGGGTCATGAATATGGGAAGCGATCCGCGCACCAGACAGCCAATAGCTGGATTTGGCTCTTAG
- a CDS encoding L,D-transpeptidase family protein, translating to MISRRSLIAGSAAFGLAGCASHASVYTGPDVTRIQVLKERREMQLLNNRTLLKSYKIDLGFSPAGHKTQEGDGRTPEGGYRIDRRNPNSRFHLSLGISYPDANDLAYAQAKGIDPGGDIFIHGTPQRWMGTPDWTWGCIAVTNEEMDEVYAMVNTGTLIYIYA from the coding sequence ATGATTTCAAGACGTTCACTGATTGCGGGTTCAGCCGCATTTGGGCTTGCGGGATGCGCAAGTCACGCATCGGTTTATACTGGGCCGGATGTGACCCGTATTCAGGTGCTGAAAGAGCGCCGTGAGATGCAGTTGCTCAACAACAGGACCCTTCTGAAATCCTACAAGATTGATCTGGGTTTTTCGCCTGCTGGCCACAAAACCCAAGAAGGTGACGGTCGCACACCGGAAGGTGGATACCGGATTGATCGCCGCAACCCCAATAGCCGTTTCCACCTGTCTCTGGGCATTTCGTATCCCGATGCGAATGATCTTGCCTATGCGCAGGCGAAAGGCATTGATCCGGGCGGTGACATTTTCATCCACGGCACGCCCCAAAGGTGGATGGGTACACCGGATTGGACGTGGGGCTGCATAGCTGTGACCAACGAAGAGATGGACGAAGTGTACGCGATGGTGAACACAGGTACGCTTATCTACATTTATGCCTAA
- a CDS encoding class I SAM-dependent RNA methyltransferase, translating into MLTIESLTHLGMGRASDGQSLLPRVLPGEEVDVAQDGTMRIVTPSVDRVAAPCRHFKSCGGCAMQHANDAFVAAWKQDIVIMAVHARGLTPEFRDISTSPAQSRRRAKFSGRRTKKGAMVGFHTRASDTLVEVPDCQLVTPALLGSFPALEALTVLACSRKGEIDLTVTDAPLGPDVLIGTDKELTPQLRVELAALANQFGLSRLVWNDEPVVTINPPVQDFGGTGVVPPPGAFLQATKHGEATLLAAVEEITARADRIIDLFAGCGTFTLPLAKRAELHAVESEAAMLSALDRGWRTGHQLRRVTTETRDLFRRPLEADELRHFDAAVIDPPRAGAEAQIATLADSQLKTIAMVSCNPVTFARDARTLVDAGFQMPWVQVVDQFRWSPHVEVVAPFTRN; encoded by the coding sequence GTGTTTTGCCGGGGGAAGAGGTGGACGTTGCCCAAGATGGCACGATGCGGATTGTCACGCCGTCGGTTGATCGGGTGGCGGCACCTTGCCGCCATTTCAAATCCTGCGGTGGTTGCGCGATGCAACACGCCAATGACGCGTTTGTGGCCGCGTGGAAGCAGGACATTGTGATCATGGCCGTTCATGCGCGTGGCCTGACACCAGAGTTTCGCGATATCTCTACCTCGCCTGCGCAATCACGCAGACGCGCCAAATTTTCAGGCAGGCGTACCAAGAAGGGCGCGATGGTCGGCTTTCATACCCGCGCGTCCGATACACTTGTGGAGGTACCTGATTGCCAGTTGGTCACGCCTGCCCTGCTGGGTAGTTTTCCCGCACTAGAGGCGCTGACCGTGCTGGCCTGTTCGCGCAAAGGCGAGATTGATCTGACAGTGACGGATGCGCCACTTGGCCCCGATGTGTTGATCGGCACCGACAAGGAGCTGACACCGCAGCTGCGCGTGGAACTAGCGGCGCTTGCCAATCAGTTTGGCCTGTCGCGACTGGTTTGGAACGATGAACCGGTCGTCACGATCAATCCCCCTGTGCAGGATTTCGGCGGAACCGGCGTTGTGCCACCACCGGGCGCGTTTTTGCAGGCCACAAAACACGGTGAAGCCACGTTGCTGGCTGCGGTTGAGGAAATCACTGCGCGTGCGGATCGAATCATCGATCTTTTTGCGGGCTGTGGGACATTTACTTTGCCACTTGCAAAGCGGGCGGAACTGCATGCTGTGGAAAGTGAAGCCGCGATGCTTTCGGCGCTTGATCGCGGTTGGCGGACGGGCCACCAATTGCGTCGCGTCACCACGGAAACCCGCGATTTGTTCCGCCGTCCGCTTGAGGCAGATGAGCTGCGCCATTTCGACGCGGCAGTCATTGACCCACCGCGCGCAGGGGCCGAGGCACAGATCGCAACACTTGCGGACTCTCAATTAAAGACGATCGCGATGGTGTCTTGTAACCCCGTGACCTTTGCGCGGGATGCCAGAACTCTCGTTGATGCAGGTTTTCAGATGCCTTGGGTTCAGGTGGTGGACCAGTTCCGTTGGTCGCCCCATGTCGAAGTTGTTGCACCATTCACGCGGAATTAA